The following coding sequences lie in one Eremothecium sinecaudum strain ATCC 58844 chromosome IV, complete sequence genomic window:
- the OAZ1 gene encoding Oaz1p (Syntenic homolog of Ashbya gossypii AGL265W; Syntenic homolog of Saccharomyces cerevisiae YPL052W (OAZ1); +1 frameshift exception; ribosomal slippage) — translation MNHIKNKEQVISRILQSITAHGVTSVSFSIMQLAKRNSVALLQPLRFHYELSTHAGFQEWLRDTSNELLPVKTAELIELYWDFITVMESKFIVQTSSSGNVEESDKFYRSFQRHIVKRVGKKITCVSKGKMSAEDKYPEFQQVGDQYGVIIDHYGMHFYKVVQNSRVLLAIMDNKSNTVVDLKNWLIMMMEFIASNNKLFPHGCQWLQLYVPREDFVTVKDLRKNLHWIGGDILRNFGDQWPEDDTLILWNDERYVVFRFEC, via the exons ATGAACCATATAAAAAATAAGGAGCAAGTCATAAGTAGAATCTTGCAATCGATAACGGCTCATGGTGTGACAAGTGTGTCGTTCTCCATAATGCAACTCGCGAAGCGTAATAGTGTTGCTTTACTGCAACCCTTGAGGTTCCACTATGAGTTATCGACTCACGCCGGATTCCAAGAATGGTT GCGTGACACCTCTAATGAGTTGCTACCTGTCAAAACCGCAGAACTAATAGAGTTATATTGGGATTTCATAACTGTTATGGAATCGAAGTTTATAGTACAGACTAGCAGCTCTGGGAATGTTGAGGAGTCGGATAAGTTCTATCGTTCGTTCCAAAGACACATTGTAAAGCGCGTTGGGAAGAAGATCACATGCGTGAGCAAGGGTAAGATGTCGGCGGAGGACAAGTATCCCGAGTTCCAACAGGTTGGAGATCAATACGGGGTTATCATAGATCATTACGGAATGCACTTCTATAAGGTTGTGCAAAACAGTCGGGTCCTACTAGCGATCATGGACAACAAATCTAACACCGTCGTCGACCTAAAAAACTGGTTGATCATGATGATGGAATTCATAGCTAGCAATAACAAGTTATTCCCGCATGGGTGTCAGTGGTTGCAGTTATATGTACCGCGAGAGGACTTCGTAACTGTAAAGGACTTGCGAAAGAATCTTCATTGGATAGGAGGGGATATTTTACGTAATTTTGGGGATCAGTGGCCAGAGGATGATACACTAATACTCTGGAATGATGAAAGATATGTAGTTTTTCGATTTGAATGTTAA